TGCCCGTTGCGTGGCGGACGGCTCGCTGAGGGCACCACCACCTTCACTGCTGATTTCGGCGACGCGGTCGTGGTCGCGCGGCACGTGCCGGCGCGAGTCTGTAGCCAGTGCGGCGAGGCCTGGGGCGACGACGCCCACGCCGCGCGCTTGGAGGCACAGCTCCAACAAGCCAAGGCCTCCGGCAAGCCGGTGGAGGTCATCGATCTGGCCGCGTAGTGCGAAGGCGAGGCTTCCCCCATGGAGGTTCGCCGCTCGGCGGCTTGGCGCCTGTGCGCGAGAACCATTCTCGGTTTGCGGCTAATGATCCGCGCGCCGAAGCTGGTCAGCAAACGCATTCGCCTATCCTGACCGGCACTCATCCCTCACCCAACCAGGGCACCCGCAAGGCTTGCCCATCTTCCCTTGCAGCCAACTCGGCCAGGTTCGGCCCAACGTCCCCTTTGCTCTCCGCGAGCAGAGCCACTGGACGGCCGTGGAAGATCCGAGTAGAGTCGTCGCAGGTTGACGGAGAGCAATGGCAAAGCGAGAGACCGGCGCTGAACTTCGGCCGCTGACCGACTTACAGTCGTGCCCTCTCGAAATCGTGCGCCAGGCACGCCGCACGGGCAGGCCGGTCCTGCTAACTCGGCGCGGCCGCGGCGTAGCAGTAATGGTCTCGGCCGACCGCTTTGCGGAACTGGAGAAGGCGGCGGAGCAACTGCGACTCCAGCGCGCCGTTGAGCAAGCCGAGCACGAGATCGCTGCCGGCGAGTACGTTCCCCATCGGGCCGTCGCGCGCCAGCTGCGGGGTTGGGCCCGCGGTGGCGCGTAAGCAAATCGTTCGCTGGGCACCTC
This genomic stretch from Deltaproteobacteria bacterium harbors:
- a CDS encoding type II toxin-antitoxin system Phd/YefM family antitoxin; this encodes MAKRETGAELRPLTDLQSCPLEIVRQARRTGRPVLLTRRGRGVAVMVSADRFAELEKAAEQLRLQRAVEQAEHEIAAGEYVPHRAVARQLRGWARGGA
- a CDS encoding type II toxin-antitoxin system MqsA family antitoxin — encoded protein: MNSAELCPLRGGRLAEGTTTFTADFGDAVVVARHVPARVCSQCGEAWGDDAHAARLEAQLQQAKASGKPVEVIDLAA